The Thermocrinis ruber genome has a window encoding:
- the purC gene encoding phosphoribosylaminoimidazolesuccinocarboxamide synthase codes for MEKLYEGKAKVIYKTEEEDKVIVFFKDSATAFDATKKAEIEGKGVINNTISSLLFELLEKSGIKTHYIKKLSEREMLVWKAKRFDLEVVVRNITAGSLCKRLGLEEGLELKPPLVEFFYKNDQLHDPLICVEHIRLLNLAEDWQVQSMKEMALKTNQVLREFFKEHGLLLVDFKLEFGILPDGSLAVIDEISPDTCRLWDAKTREKLDKDRFRFDLGDLMEGYRRVLEKIQGG; via the coding sequence ATGGAAAAGCTCTACGAGGGAAAGGCGAAGGTCATATATAAAACGGAAGAAGAGGACAAGGTAATAGTCTTTTTCAAAGACAGTGCCACCGCCTTTGATGCCACAAAAAAGGCTGAAATAGAAGGTAAGGGCGTTATAAACAACACCATTTCCAGCCTTCTCTTTGAGCTTTTGGAAAAATCGGGGATAAAGACCCACTACATAAAAAAGCTATCTGAGCGGGAGATGTTGGTTTGGAAGGCAAAGAGGTTTGACTTGGAGGTGGTAGTTCGCAACATCACCGCAGGGAGCCTGTGCAAAAGACTCGGGCTTGAGGAGGGGTTAGAACTTAAACCACCTTTGGTGGAGTTTTTCTATAAAAACGACCAGTTGCACGACCCACTTATATGCGTGGAACACATAAGGCTTTTGAACCTAGCAGAAGACTGGCAAGTTCAAAGTATGAAAGAAATGGCACTGAAAACCAACCAGGTGCTCAGGGAGTTTTTCAAAGAGCATGGGCTATTGCTGGTGGACTTTAAGCTGGAGTTTGGCATACTCCCCGATGGAAGTTTGGCGGTTATCGATGAGATATCCCCCGATACTTGCCGGCTCTGGGATGCAAAAACAAGGGAAAAATTGGACAAAGACCGCTTTAGGTTTGACCTAGGAGACCTAATGGAGGGCTATAGAAGGGTTTTAGAAAAAATTCAAGGTGGATAA
- the lepB gene encoding signal peptidase I, whose amino-acid sequence MEKKGRWITELIVIVIIVLLIRAFVAQAYNIPSGSMKPTLLVGDFILVNKLVYRFSEPQRGDIVVFKYPIDPNIDFIKRIIALPGEEVEVRNNQVFINGKPLHLIEVGRGEENGLRKVIYEEVLPEGKKHKVQFYEDFPFSKRDFGPVVVPPNHYFVMGDNRDNSEDSRYWGFLPRENIVGKAFVIYFSGDVPPLQTTDVSIFTGIKQLILAILHPRFERIGKPLIW is encoded by the coding sequence ATGGAAAAGAAAGGTAGATGGATCACCGAGCTTATTGTGATAGTTATAATAGTCCTTCTCATTAGGGCGTTTGTAGCCCAAGCCTACAACATTCCCTCGGGTTCTATGAAGCCCACACTATTGGTGGGAGATTTCATACTGGTAAATAAGCTGGTGTATAGGTTTTCGGAACCTCAAAGGGGCGACATAGTGGTCTTTAAGTATCCAATAGACCCAAACATAGACTTTATAAAAAGGATAATTGCCTTACCAGGGGAAGAAGTTGAAGTAAGAAACAACCAAGTTTTCATAAACGGAAAGCCACTACATTTAATTGAAGTAGGAAGAGGCGAAGAAAACGGTTTAAGAAAAGTTATTTACGAAGAGGTCCTGCCCGAGGGCAAAAAGCATAAAGTCCAGTTCTACGAAGATTTTCCCTTCTCAAAAAGAGACTTTGGACCTGTTGTGGTCCCACCCAACCATTATTTTGTAATGGGAGACAACAGAGACAACAGCGAGGACAGTAGATACTGGGGCTTTTTGCCAAGGGAAAACATAGTAGGAAAAGCCTTTGTAATATACTTCTCAGGAGATGTTCCGCCTTTGCAGACCACCGATGTTAGCATTTTTACCGGGATAAAACAACTAATACTTGCAATATTACATCCAAGATTTGAGAGGATCGGAAAACCTCTCATATGGTAA
- a CDS encoding C39 family peptidase: protein MLKVPFVKQRDQFCGPASLSSVFAYYNLYIDQDEIAKEVYIPKLKGALITDLENYAKKKGFKTELFRGDLEKLRQYISRGLPVIILVDLGALFVSVPHYLVVVGFDGEGFYAHTGYEEMKFYPSQGLDKIWGRMGRVGLVVYPP from the coding sequence ATCCTAAAAGTTCCCTTTGTAAAACAACGGGACCAATTTTGCGGTCCCGCCTCCCTCAGCAGTGTTTTTGCCTACTATAACCTATACATAGACCAAGATGAAATAGCCAAAGAAGTTTATATTCCTAAGCTAAAGGGCGCCCTTATCACAGACCTTGAGAACTACGCAAAAAAGAAAGGTTTCAAGACGGAGCTTTTTAGAGGGGACCTTGAGAAACTTAGACAATACATAAGCAGAGGACTACCTGTGATAATCCTCGTAGATCTGGGTGCGCTTTTTGTTAGCGTGCCCCACTACTTGGTGGTGGTGGGTTTTGACGGAGAGGGTTTTTATGCCCATACGGGCTACGAAGAGATGAAGTTTTACCCTTCCCAAGGGCTGGATAAAATCTGGGGAAGGATGGGAAGGGTGGGTTTGGTGGTTTATCCACCTTGA
- a CDS encoding PA2779 family protein, translating into MWKKLRNPALALAIAGWFFLFNSAPAVAGLVGSKPASEEVSKINREEDIRTIQRALESKIVQEKLKAYGLSKEEIEKKLSEMDDQQIHVLARASEKVLAGGDGLGVVISLLVIAILVVILLKLLNKEIIIR; encoded by the coding sequence ATGTGGAAGAAGTTGAGAAATCCCGCGTTAGCCCTTGCAATAGCTGGTTGGTTTTTCCTTTTTAACTCCGCCCCTGCGGTGGCAGGACTTGTGGGCTCCAAGCCCGCCTCTGAGGAGGTGTCAAAGATAAACAGGGAGGAAGACATAAGAACCATTCAGAGGGCTCTGGAGAGCAAAATAGTTCAAGAGAAATTGAAAGCCTATGGGCTCAGCAAAGAGGAAATAGAAAAAAAACTCTCGGAGATGGACGACCAGCAAATACACGTCTTAGCCAGGGCATCGGAGAAGGTGCTGGCAGGTGGAGATGGGCTTGGGGTGGTCATATCCCTCTTGGTGATCGCCATACTGGTGGTGATCCTTCTGAAGCTCCTCAACAAGGAAATCATAATAAGGTAA
- a CDS encoding DNA-directed RNA polymerase subunit alpha: protein MLRQLIYPNKIFWEEISPTYGRLVIEPLERGFGITVGNSLRRVLLSSIEGCAITGVKIYGVYHEFSALDGVQEDVLEILANLKEVKFRMTNSDVEVLYLKKKGEGPVYAKDFSLPPNVELITPEVKVATITDPNVELNMEVRVERGVGYVPTEEMESFGEVGWILVDGDFNPVKHVAYRVEKTRVEKRSDYDRLIMEIYTDGSKSPEEAVKEAVAILIRNFSLLENISYEIPRVIEEPIPTDEFIEKLALPIEELDISQRALNSIKRMGITTIGDLVKLTEEELKSTKNVGRKAINEIKEALKQMGLHLGMDLTGRR, encoded by the coding sequence ATGCTAAGACAGCTTATCTATCCTAACAAGATATTTTGGGAAGAAATAAGCCCCACCTACGGTCGTCTTGTAATAGAGCCCTTGGAAAGGGGCTTTGGCATAACCGTAGGAAATTCCTTAAGAAGGGTGCTACTTTCCTCCATAGAGGGCTGTGCAATAACGGGAGTAAAGATTTACGGTGTCTATCATGAATTTTCTGCCCTTGACGGAGTGCAGGAAGACGTCTTAGAAATTCTGGCAAACCTCAAAGAGGTTAAGTTTAGAATGACAAACTCTGATGTGGAGGTGCTCTATCTTAAAAAGAAGGGAGAGGGGCCTGTCTATGCTAAGGACTTTTCTTTACCCCCAAACGTGGAGTTGATCACGCCAGAAGTTAAGGTGGCAACCATTACAGACCCAAACGTGGAACTAAATATGGAAGTGAGAGTTGAAAGGGGTGTAGGATATGTGCCCACGGAAGAGATGGAATCCTTTGGAGAGGTAGGTTGGATACTGGTGGATGGGGACTTTAATCCAGTAAAGCACGTTGCCTACAGAGTAGAAAAAACCAGGGTAGAAAAGAGAAGCGATTACGACAGGCTTATAATGGAGATATACACAGATGGAAGCAAAAGCCCGGAAGAGGCGGTTAAAGAGGCGGTAGCAATACTTATCAGGAATTTCTCCTTGCTGGAAAATATCTCTTACGAGATTCCTCGGGTTATAGAAGAGCCCATTCCCACAGACGAGTTCATAGAAAAGCTCGCTCTACCCATCGAGGAGCTTGACATTTCCCAGAGGGCACTTAACTCCATAAAGAGGATGGGCATAACCACCATAGGAGATTTAGTAAAGCTAACGGAGGAAGAGCTAAAGAGCACCAAAAACGTAGGAAGAAAGGCTATAAACGAGATAAAGGAAGCCCTAAAGCAAATGGGTTTACACTTAGGCATGGACTTAACGGGTAGGAGGTAA
- a CDS encoding ParB/RepB/Spo0J family partition protein: MREIASFQEPVRHRTLSLCLLDVKEIEVPHFQRDLSETLKERLKTAIEKLGFLVPIIVVQREGKFYVIDGQHRFFALRELGVDEILAIVVGEELYHYFLELNTEKPPNVKEKSKQAYRLYMELFKENDSQLEEDLIDYFEKPEYITLGFTIEELEPKFSASFYESFVSKIDKFLRLPLSSAVEERRNRAKALFELNRLVNEKYAEFGWDNALMKGEIIRKAVQKAYGMRVRVIADDFYTAIEKVKSACESLSPEDFESGLSLE; encoded by the coding sequence ATGAGGGAAATTGCAAGCTTTCAGGAGCCAGTAAGGCACAGGACGCTCTCTCTATGCCTGCTGGACGTAAAAGAGATTGAAGTTCCACACTTTCAGAGGGACCTCTCAGAAACTTTAAAAGAGCGTTTAAAAACCGCCATAGAAAAGTTGGGCTTTCTGGTGCCCATAATTGTGGTGCAGAGGGAGGGTAAATTCTATGTGATAGATGGTCAGCATAGGTTTTTTGCTCTAAGGGAGCTTGGAGTGGATGAAATTTTAGCTATTGTGGTGGGCGAAGAACTTTATCATTACTTTTTGGAATTGAACACCGAAAAGCCACCCAACGTGAAAGAAAAGTCCAAGCAAGCCTACAGGCTTTACATGGAACTTTTTAAAGAAAACGACAGTCAGTTGGAGGAGGACCTTATAGACTACTTTGAAAAACCCGAATACATAACCCTTGGCTTTACCATAGAAGAGCTTGAGCCCAAGTTCTCCGCCAGCTTTTACGAAAGCTTTGTTTCAAAGATAGATAAATTCCTGCGGCTTCCCCTCAGCTCTGCGGTGGAAGAAAGAAGGAATAGGGCTAAAGCCCTCTTTGAGCTGAATAGATTGGTAAATGAGAAGTATGCAGAGTTTGGATGGGACAATGCCCTTATGAAGGGAGAGATCATAAGAAAGGCGGTGCAAAAGGCTTATGGTATGCGTGTTAGGGTTATCGCCGATGACTTCTACACCGCCATAGAGAAGGTGAAATCCGCTTGCGAAAGTTTGAGCCCAGAGGATTTTGAAAGCGGTCTTTCGCTGGAATAA
- the lysS gene encoding lysine--tRNA ligase yields the protein MEESRLAKLNNLRERGVAYPYKYEISHNLGELRRQYEREPQGERVKIRGKVKRVSKQEDSFLIRLEDQKGGVEMLVRTAQGLKQGEDVVLEGVLTRWEGKLTLDQAVVSEGDALDVSEVKGKYDINPEDVEVSVAGRVITLRPMGKALFAHLQDATGKLQIYLRQNIVGEASFKDFEEIVDPGDILGVKGRLFRTNTGELTVEVKEWVLLAKSLHPLPEKWHGLKDVEVRYRQRYLDLIANEHARRVFFLRSRLISEIRKFLDSRGFLEVETPILQPIASGANAKPFITYHNYLEQNLYLRIAPELYLKRLIVGGINRVYELGKNFRNEGVDTTHNPEFTMLEFYCAYWDYKDLMVFTEELFSYLLNQLVGGLKITYQGKELDFTPPFKRYRYFELLEEKTGKDKDFFLRDVDGLRKLAKEVGVPKAETLTHAKLIDKVFDLLVEDELWGPCFVIDFPKLLSPLAKTHREDPDLVERFELFVAGKEIANAYTELNDPMEQRERFLEQLKEKEMGDEEAMAMDEDFIRALEYGMPPTAGEGIGIDRLVMLLADVDSIREVILFPALRQKT from the coding sequence ATGGAAGAATCAAGGCTCGCAAAGCTAAACAATCTCAGGGAAAGGGGTGTAGCCTATCCATACAAATATGAAATCAGCCATAACCTTGGAGAGTTAAGAAGACAGTATGAAAGAGAACCACAGGGGGAAAGGGTAAAAATAAGGGGCAAGGTCAAAAGGGTTTCTAAGCAGGAAGACAGCTTTTTAATTAGGCTTGAGGATCAAAAGGGTGGGGTGGAGATGTTGGTAAGGACTGCCCAAGGGCTAAAGCAGGGGGAGGATGTAGTTCTTGAAGGAGTTCTTACAAGGTGGGAGGGCAAGCTAACCTTAGACCAGGCAGTAGTTTCGGAAGGAGATGCCCTTGATGTTTCAGAGGTAAAGGGAAAATACGACATAAACCCGGAGGATGTGGAGGTTTCTGTAGCGGGTAGGGTGATAACCCTTCGCCCTATGGGGAAAGCCCTGTTTGCACACCTTCAGGATGCTACCGGAAAGCTTCAGATATACCTAAGGCAGAACATTGTGGGAGAGGCTTCTTTTAAAGATTTTGAGGAAATTGTAGACCCAGGGGACATACTGGGAGTTAAGGGAAGGCTTTTCAGAACCAACACGGGAGAGCTTACCGTTGAGGTAAAGGAGTGGGTACTTTTGGCAAAGAGTTTGCATCCTCTACCGGAAAAGTGGCATGGGTTGAAGGACGTAGAGGTTAGATACAGGCAAAGATACTTGGATCTGATCGCCAACGAGCATGCCAGAAGGGTCTTTTTCCTAAGGAGCAGGCTTATAAGCGAAATAAGGAAGTTTTTAGACTCCAGGGGCTTTTTGGAGGTGGAAACTCCCATCCTCCAACCCATAGCGTCCGGTGCAAACGCCAAGCCCTTCATAACCTATCACAACTACCTTGAGCAGAACCTCTATCTGAGGATCGCCCCTGAGCTTTATCTAAAGAGGCTCATTGTGGGAGGCATAAACAGGGTCTATGAGCTTGGTAAGAACTTCCGCAACGAGGGTGTAGATACCACCCACAACCCGGAATTTACCATGCTTGAGTTTTACTGTGCCTACTGGGACTACAAGGACCTTATGGTCTTCACCGAGGAACTTTTTTCTTACCTGTTAAACCAGCTTGTGGGTGGGCTAAAGATAACCTACCAGGGCAAGGAGCTAGACTTTACACCGCCCTTTAAAAGATACCGCTACTTTGAACTTTTGGAGGAAAAGACGGGCAAAGACAAGGATTTCTTTTTGAGGGACGTGGATGGTCTCAGAAAGTTGGCAAAGGAGGTGGGAGTACCCAAGGCGGAAACGCTAACCCATGCTAAGTTAATAGACAAGGTCTTTGACTTGCTGGTGGAGGATGAACTTTGGGGACCTTGCTTTGTGATAGACTTTCCAAAACTGCTCTCACCCTTGGCAAAAACCCACCGTGAGGACCCAGATTTGGTGGAGAGGTTTGAGCTCTTTGTAGCAGGCAAGGAAATAGCCAACGCATACACAGAGCTAAACGACCCTATGGAGCAGAGGGAGAGGTTCTTAGAACAGTTGAAGGAAAAGGAGATGGGAGATGAAGAAGCCATGGCTATGGATGAGGACTTTATAAGGGCTCTGGAGTATGGTATGCCACCCACCGCTGGAGAGGGTATAGGTATAGATAGACTGGTAATGCTTTTGGCGGATGTGGATTCTATAAGGGAGGTAATACTCTTTCCTGCCCTCAGGCAGAAGACATGA
- a CDS encoding TlyA family RNA methyltransferase, with translation MRLDQYLVEKGLAPTREKAQALIMSGLVLVDGKVVDKPGQRVKENAKVEIKEPFRYVSRGGYKLEHALERLGLSVEGFTVLDVGSSTGGFTDCLLQRGAKKVYAVDVGKAQMDQKLRQDPRVVLYEETDARELTEKHIPEKVDLITMDVSFISSKKLLPVVVKFLKEEGFLLVLVKPQFELPPKFVKKGVVKDDEKKAEAVLDVANFLKELGFSVLRVIKAKPRGAKGNEEFFLFAKRGERGIEDLEGEVWNAVKEPL, from the coding sequence TTGAGGCTTGACCAGTATCTTGTGGAAAAAGGACTTGCCCCTACTCGGGAAAAGGCACAGGCCCTGATCATGTCCGGCTTGGTCCTTGTGGATGGCAAGGTGGTAGACAAGCCTGGACAACGGGTCAAAGAAAATGCAAAGGTAGAAATAAAGGAGCCCTTTAGGTATGTTTCAAGGGGAGGGTACAAGCTTGAACACGCCCTCGAAAGGCTTGGACTTTCGGTGGAAGGTTTTACTGTTTTGGATGTGGGTTCATCTACGGGAGGCTTTACAGACTGTCTTTTACAAAGGGGTGCCAAGAAAGTCTATGCAGTAGACGTTGGGAAAGCTCAGATGGACCAAAAGCTGAGGCAGGACCCAAGGGTAGTCCTCTATGAAGAGACGGATGCAAGGGAGCTTACAGAGAAGCATATCCCCGAAAAGGTAGATCTAATAACCATGGACGTATCCTTTATATCCTCCAAAAAGCTTTTGCCTGTGGTGGTAAAATTTTTAAAAGAGGAGGGTTTTCTGTTGGTTTTGGTTAAGCCTCAGTTTGAGCTTCCCCCAAAGTTCGTCAAAAAGGGTGTGGTGAAGGATGACGAAAAGAAAGCAGAAGCAGTGTTGGACGTGGCAAACTTTCTAAAAGAGCTTGGTTTTTCTGTACTAAGGGTTATTAAGGCAAAGCCAAGGGGAGCAAAGGGAAACGAAGAGTTCTTTCTGTTTGCAAAAAGAGGGGAAAGAGGCATAGAAGACCTTGAAGGTGAGGTTTGGAATGCTGTCAAAGAGCCTCTTTGA
- the rlmN gene encoding 23S rRNA (adenine(2503)-C(2))-methyltransferase RlmN translates to MKDLSKTTYITSLNLAQLRELVKSLGWEPYRADQILNWVYKKFVTNFEEMTNLSKEQRRFLSENYSIHSLELVQKVEGGDSTKFLFKTTDGHLLETVLIYERDHLTLCVSSQVGCAVGCTFCATTQDGLVRNLRTEEIIDQFLQVQKHAPQKIRNVVFMGMGEPLANYENVRKAVEIMVSPWGLDLSKRRVSISTSGLVHQLRLMAQDPLMRELNLAVSINAPTQELREKLMPLSKTNTLQDLMETLYQFPYPSDRRIMIEYVLLEGVNDEEVHARQLANLLKKKRNKFKVNLIPFNPDPSLPYKRPSMERVYRFQKILWEEGISTFIRLSKGVDIFGACGQLRRKRLVLR, encoded by the coding sequence ATGAAGGATCTTTCTAAGACAACTTACATAACTTCCTTAAACTTGGCACAGCTGAGAGAGTTAGTTAAGAGCCTTGGATGGGAGCCTTACCGGGCAGACCAAATTCTAAACTGGGTTTATAAGAAATTCGTAACAAACTTTGAAGAGATGACAAACCTATCAAAGGAGCAAAGAAGATTTTTGAGTGAAAATTATTCTATCCACAGCTTAGAATTGGTGCAAAAGGTGGAGGGTGGAGATTCTACAAAGTTCTTGTTTAAAACCACCGATGGGCATCTTTTGGAGACAGTGCTAATATACGAGCGGGACCATCTTACCCTGTGCGTATCTTCCCAAGTAGGCTGTGCGGTGGGATGCACCTTTTGTGCCACTACCCAGGATGGGCTTGTTAGAAACTTAAGGACCGAAGAGATCATAGACCAGTTTTTGCAAGTGCAGAAGCATGCACCACAAAAGATAAGAAACGTAGTCTTTATGGGTATGGGTGAGCCTCTGGCTAACTATGAAAATGTTAGAAAGGCGGTGGAGATTATGGTTAGCCCATGGGGGCTTGACCTGTCCAAAAGGAGGGTTAGCATATCCACCAGTGGGCTTGTCCATCAGCTCAGGCTCATGGCTCAGGACCCACTAATGAGAGAGTTAAACTTGGCAGTTTCCATTAATGCACCCACTCAGGAACTTAGAGAAAAGCTTATGCCCCTTTCAAAGACAAACACTCTCCAGGACCTAATGGAAACCCTCTATCAGTTTCCCTACCCCTCCGACAGAAGGATCATGATAGAGTACGTGCTTTTGGAAGGGGTAAATGATGAAGAGGTGCATGCGAGACAGCTCGCAAACCTTCTCAAAAAGAAGAGAAATAAATTCAAGGTGAACCTCATACCCTTTAACCCAGACCCATCTTTGCCTTACAAGAGACCATCAATGGAGAGGGTTTATAGGTTTCAAAAAATCCTTTGGGAGGAGGGTATATCTACCTTCATAAGGTTGAGCAAGGGTGTGGATATATTTGGCGCTTGCGGTCAGCTGAGAAGGAAAAGACTTGTGTTAAGATAA
- a CDS encoding glycosyltransferase, with protein sequence MKLMDITPYYHPTSGGIKTYINYKVEFMKNQDVEHVVVVPGKKPRTYTVGRTRFYELSSFGLIGGYRFFSSVKEINRIIEEEKPDVVELGGTYLLVPFLKRKNYLLSVFYHADAKREIELMPMPNPFKKVLLNHVFERCLKKADLLLVPTEKYKREFDALGFENVYYTPMGVDTELFNPSKRDFYLKKLLGVEEKKFLLLYAGRLSVEKGIKTLLQAFELLDPSLFQLVVVGKGPLSFLVKWYAKRFNNLTYIPYLEKGELSVLYASADLFVSASSFETFGFAFLEAQASGTPVCAFDLELETQILKEFLSKERTSQALAQAIVKGTDLISKSTRLYLRQRVEEDFSIFKNLERIISLYYSKTFARTYC encoded by the coding sequence ATGAAGCTTATGGATATAACTCCATATTATCATCCCACCAGCGGTGGCATAAAAACCTACATAAACTACAAGGTAGAGTTCATGAAAAACCAGGATGTGGAACATGTAGTGGTTGTCCCCGGTAAAAAGCCCAGAACCTACACGGTGGGAAGGACTCGTTTTTACGAGCTATCCTCTTTTGGTCTCATCGGTGGATACAGGTTCTTTTCTTCCGTGAAGGAAATAAACAGAATTATTGAGGAGGAAAAGCCGGATGTGGTGGAGCTAGGGGGAACCTATCTGTTGGTCCCTTTCCTAAAAAGAAAGAACTACCTTCTATCTGTCTTTTATCACGCGGATGCCAAGAGGGAAATAGAGCTTATGCCAATGCCGAATCCCTTTAAAAAGGTGCTCTTAAACCATGTCTTTGAAAGGTGCCTAAAAAAGGCAGACCTTCTGCTGGTTCCCACGGAGAAGTATAAAAGGGAGTTTGACGCACTTGGCTTTGAGAATGTGTATTACACACCAATGGGAGTGGATACAGAGCTTTTTAATCCCTCCAAGCGGGACTTTTACTTAAAAAAGCTCTTGGGAGTGGAAGAGAAGAAATTTTTACTCCTGTATGCGGGCAGGCTGAGCGTAGAAAAGGGCATAAAAACCCTCCTGCAAGCCTTTGAGCTTTTGGACCCATCCCTCTTCCAATTGGTAGTGGTAGGCAAGGGACCCCTTAGCTTTTTGGTAAAGTGGTATGCAAAAAGATTTAACAATCTAACCTACATACCCTACTTGGAAAAAGGGGAGCTCTCTGTCCTTTATGCCAGCGCGGACCTGTTTGTTAGTGCGTCCTCCTTTGAGACCTTTGGCTTTGCCTTTTTGGAAGCCCAAGCCAGCGGAACGCCAGTGTGTGCCTTTGACTTAGAGCTTGAAACCCAGATCCTCAAAGAATTCCTTTCCAAGGAGAGAACGTCCCAAGCCCTAGCCCAAGCTATTGTGAAGGGCACAGACCTTATTTCCAAGAGCACCCGTCTATACCTAAGGCAAAGGGTGGAAGAGGACTTTTCCATCTTCAAAAACCTTGAGAGGATAATAAGTCTCTACTACAGTAAAACCTTCGCTCGCACATACTGTTAA
- the purN gene encoding phosphoribosylglycinamide formyltransferase — MRVGVLVSGRGSNLQALINAYNEGKIKGEIALVISDNPQAYAIERCKRHGIEYAVVERREFKSKLEFERRMVELLKEKGVELVVLAGFMRVLSGEFLKAFPMRVINIHPSLIPAFQGLHAQRQALEYGAKLTGCTVHFVSEELDNGPVIVQACVPVLPQDTEESLSQRILEFEHKILPQAVKWISEGRVEVEGRKVVVKGAIYGTLPVNPQLEDFL, encoded by the coding sequence ATGAGGGTGGGTGTTTTGGTATCCGGCAGGGGCTCCAACCTACAAGCCCTCATAAACGCTTACAACGAGGGAAAGATAAAGGGAGAGATAGCTTTAGTTATTTCCGACAACCCTCAAGCTTACGCCATAGAAAGATGCAAAAGGCATGGAATTGAGTATGCGGTGGTGGAAAGAAGGGAATTTAAAAGCAAGCTGGAGTTTGAAAGAAGGATGGTGGAGCTTTTGAAGGAAAAAGGCGTGGAGCTGGTAGTCCTTGCGGGCTTTATGAGGGTGCTCAGTGGAGAGTTTTTAAAGGCTTTCCCCATGCGCGTTATAAACATCCATCCTTCTCTTATTCCAGCCTTTCAGGGATTGCATGCCCAAAGGCAAGCCTTAGAGTATGGGGCAAAGCTAACCGGTTGCACAGTGCATTTTGTTTCTGAGGAACTTGACAATGGACCCGTGATCGTCCAGGCATGCGTGCCCGTGCTACCCCAAGATACTGAAGAGAGCCTATCCCAAAGGATCCTTGAGTTTGAGCATAAGATACTTCCTCAGGCTGTAAAGTGGATTTCCGAAGGTCGTGTGGAGGTGGAGGGTAGGAAGGTTGTGGTAAAGGGTGCCATCTACGGAACCCTTCCTGTCAATCCTCAGCTGGAGGACTTTTTATAA
- a CDS encoding YggT family protein: MIKGLLSLLINLLIILVLVHAIGSWFPQVRESGFYKKLDALIEPLLRPIRSILPTYGNVDFSPLVLLLILYLIKHLLRL; the protein is encoded by the coding sequence ATGATAAAGGGGCTACTCTCCCTCCTTATAAACCTTTTGATAATTTTAGTTTTAGTTCATGCGATAGGCTCGTGGTTTCCTCAGGTTAGGGAGAGTGGTTTTTACAAGAAGTTGGACGCGTTGATTGAACCCCTTTTGAGACCCATAAGAAGTATTCTTCCCACCTATGGGAACGTTGACTTCTCTCCACTTGTTCTTTTGCTTATTCTTTACCTTATAAAGCATCTTCTTAGGCTTTGA
- the rplQ gene encoding 50S ribosomal protein L17: MRHRVKKKHFDRTKEQRLALYRSLARALILEERIETSLQRAKAVRPFVEKLITLAKKGDLSARRRALQLMPDKKVIKKLFEEIGPRFEGRNGGYTRIIKLPFRRIGDSCELAILELVE, from the coding sequence ATGAGGCACAGGGTTAAAAAGAAACACTTTGATAGAACAAAAGAGCAAAGGCTTGCCCTTTACAGGTCCTTAGCCAGAGCCCTTATCCTGGAAGAGCGAATAGAAACATCCTTGCAGAGGGCAAAGGCGGTTCGCCCCTTTGTGGAAAAACTCATCACCCTCGCCAAGAAAGGAGACCTCTCAGCCAGGAGGAGAGCTCTTCAGCTAATGCCCGATAAAAAGGTGATAAAGAAACTCTTTGAGGAGATCGGTCCCCGCTTTGAGGGAAGGAACGGTGGATACACACGCATTATCAAACTTCCCTTTAGAAGGATCGGAGACTCCTGCGAGCTTGCCATCTTAGAACTGGTTGAATGA